TAGCTTGGAGCTCTTAAATGCCTCTTTTGTGCTTATAAATTTTCCTTAAGTTAGCTGCAATTCAAGCACGTTCATATTTtaattgcatttctttttctgtttataaCTCTCTTTTAAACATAACTAAATTAGAAATATTAAATCCTCTTATGTCCACAAGCGTATTACTACTATAACAGAAATATAGAAAGGCACTGGTGAGGGCTGAGTGTCGCCGCACAGACACATAGTACAAATCAAGCCACCTTAAAATATACTACACTAGGTCAAGTGTTTATAATTCAAATTACAGGGTGTCATTACAAATTAATCCACTTTTTCCACAAAATGGTAACCAAAGATCAAAAACAAGTCAGGGAGTGAATGAATGAGGAAATGGCAGAGTGTTGTAATAAAAAGATTCATTACATAAGGGGTATATTTAACTCAATAATTAGAACATTTAGTATATAAAGAAAGTACACACTCCTATATAACCCATTTGGGTTGGCTATATTACTTGTGATTACTGCAGTCATGCTGAAATCATGCCAATAAAACCTTTGCATCACTTTGcatcttgtatttttttaatgaattggtTTACATGACATTTTACAGActgttttagaaatattttagagaCTTTTAAATGCATTGGTACTATTCTTTGTATCCCTATGCTAGTCAATCCAGGCTGCCTTACTTCCATGAATCCAGCCACAAAGGCTGTAGgggtgagagagggagagggaatagCTTTCTGTAAATCATAATGCTGCGATCTAATTTATAAAGCGCGCTCAGCACAGCACAGACAAAACACGAAAAGGTCATCAGCAAAAATTAAACCATCATAACACATACTTGAAAAGAAACTCAAGAGTCAaaagctgctgcaggaggaaACCAGTTCCCATAACATAAAGCAGCAGCATTTAGTAACAATAATGATCACTAATGAACAAATGGAGCCAGCCAGTTCTGGAGGTTTCTCTCCTGTAGCATGAAGTGGGACCCGATCTGCGTTTTTTAGGGACGATGGGAACGTTCAGGCCCATGTTGCTGGGCAACCGAGACAGTCACAgggatgttttttaaaaggcttttgtcatttttaacaaaagatggaaaaaatgatTGTGAAGCCTGCGTGGAGGGTTTTTTGTCACCCCTCccgccatatatatatatttttttgctgCTTGAGTGCATTCTAATGATGCTGAGTACAAAGATGTGCTCCCAACAGCTGCTACAAGAGTAAAACCAAAATGACTGACATAAGAAGGCAGCTTTTGTTTTATCTGAACTTTCAGTGTAGAAACTAGGCAACACACTTCAAATTGGTGGGAAGGTACCCGCAACGCCTCGTCAAGGATCTACAGCttgtcctgaaggacgacccatcactctcacagatcttgggagacaggccaatccttgcttacagacaccccacaacctgaagcaaatactcaccagcaaccacacaccacaacagaaccactaacccaggaaccttccaacaaagcccgttgccaactgtgtccacatatctattcgggggacaccatcacagggcctaatcacatcagccacactatcagaggctcgttcacctgcacatccaccaatgtgatatatgccagcaatgcccctctgccatgtacattggccaaactggacagtctctacgtaaaagaataaatggacacaaatcagacgtcaagaattataacatcaaAAAACAGTCAGgataacacttcaatctctttggtcactcgattacagacctaaaagtggcaattcttcaacaaaaaaacttcaaaaacagactccaacgagagactgctgaattggaattaatttgcaaactggatacaattaactttggcttgaataaagactgggagtggatgggtcattacacaaagtgaaactatttccccatgtttattccccccgcccccattgttcgtcagacattcttgtcaactgctggaaatggcccaccttgattatcactacaaaaggtccccctccctgctggaaatagctcaccttacctaatcgctctcattacagtgtgtatggtaacacccattgtttcatgttctctgtgtatataaaatttccccactgtattttccactgcataatgaagtgagctgtagctcatgaaagcttatgctcaaataaattagttagtctctaaggtgccacaagtcctccttttctttttgcggatacagactaacacggctgctacgctgaaacctcACATTAATATTTGTATGAAGTGAGTTGGTTTAGTTTATTTATTGGCTTAAAGAAGATTTTCCACAACATAGCTGTTCAGTCAATGtaaggccaaattcagctctaaCTTCTGCCATGTGTGGCCCCTGCGCCTCTAGGTTATATCAAATCACAATGGGTGTAAATGCAGCACAGAATGTGGTTGGTTGTGAAGGTCTGTTGTAAATTTTGTGGGGCAGAGACTGAGTCTTCCTTTCATACACTGTGCTCAATAAATAATGCACATCAAAGAGTCCTCATTTCCTGTAGTCTCCTTGTACAGTCAAGTTGCTGTGGTCTCTATATCCTAAGCTCTTGTAACAGAATGTTCTGACATAGCCATGGCAGTAAAAGGAAGCAATTTTAATTTAAGTGACTTCTACTGAGAAGAAATAGTGGATCAGTTCTGGTTGCTCACAAAGAACTAAGGTCATAAAGACAACCGAGTTCAGCTGAGTCCAAGTGTTAAAGAAGCCAACAGGGGATGGTGCGAAATTTTAGCTCAGGCCCCATTAGCCCCCACATGGGCGGCATGAATCAGGGCTTTGCAGAAAGTGGGGAAACCACAGAAATGGCTTCTCTATTTCTCCCAAGTCTGAGACATCATCTACTGGGACACTAAGAGATCCAGATGCAGAAGATTCCTTTCCAGTctcttttgtgtgtatgtttacagCGTTGTTGtatccatgttggtcccaggatatcagagagacatgGTGTGTGAGGTATATTTTGTTGGACCAGCTTCCgttggtgaaacagacaagctttccagcttacacagaactcttcttcaggtctgggaaaagtactgaGAACTCCATGTACGCTGGAAAGGTTGTCTCTTtaaccaacagaagctggtccaataaaagatattacctccctcactttgtctctctatttATGTGTATGTCCTTTAAATTCAGGGATAGTTCTCAACCATAATATTCCAAAGCACCTAGCTGAAAGGTGTGATATGAATAAACTGGGACGGGAACAGAATTTAGTACTGATTTAACATACATTTCTGAGGGAATTTTACAAAtggtgagtgaaatcctggcatcatcaaagttaatggcaaaactctcttCACCCTGTATTTTGTCACTGGGATGTCATACAACACTCCCACTTTTCGCTACTTGTGATGGGTTGCTTTTAACGCTGGCCTCCCTCTGCTCAAGTAACCATTAGCAAACCCATggatcaatattttaaaaggctatAGGGAGCATCATTTAGAGAGTTCTGAACGAAGAAAGATTCTCACATTTAGATCCAATATAGGGTTAAATAATGAAGACTGCTGTCCCACTAAAGAATAACTTTTAGGATGGAGTGGTGAATTGTGCTAGTTATCAGGTGAGAGGGGGAAATACTCTACACTGTCAAAACTACAAGACTTTTGAAGAGTGGAACATATAAGAGACAGGgaatgggatatggggcctttcacTTTTGATTCACTGGTGTGAATCCAGCTTCAGGTTAGTAATGATTAAAGCTGTTCTTGTAATGGACCGTCTTAGAAGCTCATGGTCTCAATCCTATTCCTTTTGTGTAGGTgtccacttaaaaaaataataaataataataataataaaataaataaatcaccttCTCCATTGGTAGCCCTGCCGACTCTAAGCAAACAAGCAAAAGCCTGACTGAATGAACAAACAGGGATTAGATTCCCCCATGTCAGGGTTCACATGACGTTTCCTGTGCCACATCTCTTCCCTAAACAGAGGACGTCAGTTCCCAGGCCACCAAGCCAGGACTTTCTACCAGCACCAATTAACCGTCTATatcagcggttcccaaacttgttccaccgcttgtgcagtgAAAGCCCCGGGCGGGccgagccagtttgtttacctgccacgtccacaggttcggccgatcgcagctcccagtagccgcggtttgctgctccaggccaatgggagctgctggaagtggcacaggccgagggatgtactggccaacgcttccagcagctcccactggcctggagcagcgaacctgcggacgcgacaagtaaacaaaccgtcccgtcccgtcaggggctttccctgcacaagcggtggaacaagtttgggaaccactggtctatataATTCAAAGGATGAGATTATATGTAGAACAGGACTGACTATGTAAGAGGAGCTGCTGAATAACCACTGGCAATCAATTTAAGATTTGCTTCACATTTATACACTTCAAAAACACTTTACTAGGTGCAAGACACTTTTAGTTTCCATTTTATTGAAGCAATTTAACCAAACGTTAAGAATTCTTTACATTACATATAATAAAGGCTCTTAAAGTACTAATGGGCTAAAAGCCAAAGTGCatgggaaggagaggaaaaatatacaaaaaatacGGAAAAGAACAAATGAACAATCTACAGCAACAAGAGACCCCACAGGGCAACCCCAGCTTACTGAACCCTTTGTTCACTTTTTTCAGTCTATCTCCAAATCACTGTCTTCACTGTAACATGCAGATGGGTTACATATGGAAGTCAGGAGCAGCAGATCCTTCTCTGGGAGCAGACCACACTCCTGTAAAAAAGCCTCCAGGTCCACGGCAAAAAAATCTTCTCCAAGCTGGTCGGTGATTCGGACGAAGTTGCCAATGAGCTCCCCTCCCTTATAGATGAGCAAAGCAGGTAGAGCATTATTCGTAAAGCGAGTGCTTGCACCAATCAGGGAACTCTTTACTCGACAAAATTTGACTGTTGGGTACTCAGCAGCAAGACAGATCATGCAGCCATTCACAGATTCAGAGCCAGGGATGTCATCTTCATAGATGTGGATCATGATCAGCGTGTTCTTGTGTTCTTTATCAACGGTGTCCAAAAACCCTTCCCCACTGCTGATCTCAAAAACCTGCTTAAACTGCTGCCCGCTATGCAGCTGCTGCCTCATCTCCTCCATTCGCTGCTTCCTGTACTGCTGTAAAAAGGCTTCATCATCTTCGCCATCATGAATCATGTTATATTCTTGTAAAGTCATCTATAACGTGCACAAAGAAACGTCATAAACGTCATAAACACACCAGAGAGAGAAATCTAGAACTCCATACATGTTACATGCAGTTAGTATTTATATCAAGGATGGACAGAGTTTGACCTGCATCATTCTTCATCGTTAATACCCAGGCACAGACCATGGAGGCTAGACTTCCCACCATAAGATACTCCATTTTGGTCCATCTGGAAAGTACATCTACATGGGGACTTCTAGCCTCCATAGGCTGGATTAAAAGTGAGTGACTATAATGTGCTCCTATTTTATTCAAATTAGCTATGGCCACGTGCCCCAAGTAAGCTGCCAATACGGCTCTTAGATGGGCAGCTTGGACATTATTTCCAATTTGAGTGGATACTGTCAGATTCCTAGTttgttttttcatctttttttcctaAGTAAATAGAGTAAATCTCTATtagaaactgaacatttatttccATACCAGATTTATTTCCTTGGCAAAAATAAATGTTCCCATGTTTTCTCTGGCATTGGAATTAACTTGGGTTTTGAGGTTATCATCTTTCAACATCTTGCTTCATTAAGAATTAGTCATCATGCTCTAGGTGTAGGGTTTGTTAGTTTAGTGCTGTTGCAGTCAGCAGGGGAAcacaaaaaaatcagtgaaaaacaGAGATTATTTCAGGCAGAGAGAAAATCTCTTTGGAAATGTGAAGTTcatgtaaattaaaaacaaacagataccTAAAATTCAAGCAATTTCCCCCCATTATCACTTTATGATCTTAAATTGTTGGGCATGAGTGACCAAATGTTATTAATAACTCATGAACATAATACTGGTTTATTGTCAAATAGCAGCACGTATCAACTTTAGCAACCTGTTCAATCAGATTCATAGGAACTGGTAATACAAGTCAATTGACCAAAACATCCCACTTAACTTTTAAATAATTTACCACCTCTGCCATTTTCTGCCTTTGATGTCTAATGCTTTCCTATCAGTTTGAAGACTAAGCTGATCTCTTAACATTCATTTACCGTACATTATAATCAATCAGGCCTCCTGGAAAGCAGACAGTCTTACACAACTCTCATTAACTTACAAGATGAAGATATTTTTCAGGCACAGTTGCTGCATTgttcccccccttttttaaactgTTTCGCAAACTTGGAAATGAATTTGATGAATGCATGCAAGGAAAATACACTGTGTCTGATACAGACTCCGTCAGTAgtcttgggccagtcacttattACTTAACACTTAAGTGTACAACATCTTCAAAGTACTGCACAAACATTAAATCATCTTGACACTACTTCTGGGAGGTAGGTAATCATTGTGCTCGGTCTCAATTTTTCCACCTGTTAAAAGCAATAATAAATAACTACCATGCAactaccattcatgattttttgcaaagcaactgaaaaacagaaaCTGCTAAAATTTATTAACACAGAAGGCTCTTACTGTGCTCCTAGGTtacctttccattgattttttccTGAAGTTCTTTCTGCTTCTGTTTATCCTCCTCTTCATCCAAGTGAGATCTGCAAGTCATGGATAACTTTTTTATAAGTCGTTCCATCTCTCTGCACTGCTCCTCTCGCTGCTCCGTCTCCAGCTGCTTGAATCTTCGCCAATCATTTATGACACCCTTTGGACCTGAAAGTAAAACATGCAGGTATTTTGCTTAGACAGAAACAATCTTTGTCTATTGCACTTTCCATTCAGGATCTCAGAGTCCTTTACAAATAGCAGTTAAAGGACAGACCATGTTTTAGGCTTATTGTATATTGCTCAATACGCTATAATAAAGCATAGGAATGGTAGCAAGTAACTCCCCATTTCTGCAGTTGACTCTTATGtccttgaacaagtcactcaACTTCGCTGTGTCTGTTTTCTTATCTGTATAATAGGCATAAAGCTTACCTACCTATATTACTTTCCTATTAATCTcaaaaggatgttgtgaagattaatatCTGTACCGAGTTTTGACACATTACCACCATCCAGGTTTAGAGGTATCCTCCAGCAGTTAGTATGGAAATGTGTCCTCATCAATTTCACCTTGCTATTATCCTGTTGCTGGGGCCTAATGAAAAGTGCTACTCTTGAATGTCCTATTTAGGTATGTCCCAATTGTGTGGGTACGGATTCCTCTCTCCCAGTACTGGACAGGCATGCACAGGAGGATAAAATACTTTATGTCACAGTACCTGTGTTAACTGCAGTGCCATCGCTACTCAGCTCCACCTCCCCACCAATCGTGTCAGGAACGGTGCTCTCTCTGACTGTATCTTCTTTCTCACTGTCCTCATCTTCACTGCTGCTGTAGTAGTACTGGAGCTTCTCACCAAGCAGTTTATCATCTAAAGTAGTCATTGTATTCTAAAAAGAGAGGGATAGGTCAGCATCAATGCATCTCTGCTTTatactaacacacacacacacaatatcaaGTATCACCTCAAATGTATAGCATTAGCCCTATACTCCTCCAGAGAAAAACATGAAGGTTGGCTATTCAAATGAGAACAGTTTATAAACCATTACCAACAAGACTATGCTGCAACTAGCCAACCTCTTTGTGAATGAATTGATAATAAACACATCTGAAATGATGagtaaaccaaaaacaaacaacaaaaagctcTTTATTACAGTTTTTTCTTCAATAGATAAAGTATGAggcattcaaaatatttattcagaGAGGATAGTTCTGTTCATTAACAATGGTTCAAGATCACTACATACCCAACTGTAAAACCTGCGCCAATTACATTTCCTTCTGGattttttacatttattaaatTTCAACTTCTAGTATTGTGCGCACAATTATTAATCTTTTAGCAATGGCGAATGATGATCGGAACATGATCAATGAGATTAATAGTTGTATGCACTTTTGATAAGGTATCAAAGCCACTAATGCAATTAAAAGCTTGcagtgaaaatacagaaaaaacaggAATGTtacaatacagtttttaaaaattttagaaGTTAAATTCTAACCCTTATTCCTTACCCCCACCCTCCCttacaaagaaaaggagacagTGCGCAGTATCAAGTTGTATCTCAAGAAATATCCTTCAGGGTTTCTTTTAGACGCTTATCTCTAGGAGATTATTACTAAACATGAAAAATTCTATGTAGGCTCCAAGTTGGCACCTGGTCTCTTTCCAGAATCAAACAGAATCTCAGCAAACCTCCAGCAAATCTCTTTTCTCAAATTTGCGTAATGCAAGCGTGGAAAAAGAAAGATATATATTTTAACCAATGGTGCTTTGTGTACTAACAACTGTTAGTTTCCAAGGTCATTTCACAATAAGGATAAGCTCTGTAGCAAGAGGGGAACTCTGCTTTTCGCATTAGTCTGTGTAGTTGCAAGTCTgcaatttttacaaaatataattatatttataatttatatagtACCAGTGAGCAAATAAATCATTATATTTGGCAAATAAGTTGTTTTTGTTAATCTGCCTATGCAGGACTCGCAAGCAGTTAACATTTCACAAAGCTCATTTTCACTTTAATAAAACTCAGTTGTAGCATATTACGCAAATTGATAATGCTGGCACCTCAGATACTAACAGAAGTGCTACAAcaaggcttggaagaattagatttttactgGTAAATATTGATTTCACCACACAGACACAAACCAGCAAAAAATATTTACATCGATAATAATCGAAACatacagataggcaaaataagaaaaatactgcttgaaaacttattagtttgatttaaggatatttattttgtatatgaggttgataatttgtgttttaatggttataaagctttaacttctaTCATTAAACCATTATTGTCTAACCCTCTGGTAGTTTCCCACAACTAcgaacatttaaatagatatatatattttaaaaatgcttaaaaataatcaatattatCAGTCAAAactaaaaaagttaaaaattgaaTTTGCCAAGCCAATATGTACTAATCACAATTGCCCTTACATCCATCAATTGACCTGAGTTACACCATTTCTCCATCTAAATACCTTTCTGTTGGCTAGAGATTAGCCAATGACAGCAGGAGGAGGATATTCCCTGAAAAGCTATCTGGGGTATTAGTAATTTACACACACCCTCTCAAACCAAATGGGTGTAAGAGCAAACAGTGTCAAACATAAGAGACCATAAACTGAATTACTGCCTCAGGCTGTAAAGAGAGTTCAGTGCTCCACTAACAGCTTCCACAATTCTCCAGGGCTGATGGAATAAAAAC
This genomic window from Chelonia mydas isolate rCheMyd1 chromosome 16, rCheMyd1.pri.v2, whole genome shotgun sequence contains:
- the PDCL gene encoding phosducin-like protein, whose amino-acid sequence is MTTLDDKLLGEKLQYYYSSSEDEDSEKEDTVRESTVPDTIGGEVELSSDGTAVNTGPKGVINDWRRFKQLETEQREEQCREMERLIKKLSMTCRSHLDEEEDKQKQKELQEKINGKMTLQEYNMIHDGEDDEAFLQQYRKQRMEEMRQQLHSGQQFKQVFEISSGEGFLDTVDKEHKNTLIMIHIYEDDIPGSESVNGCMICLAAEYPTVKFCRVKSSLIGASTRFTNNALPALLIYKGGELIGNFVRITDQLGEDFFAVDLEAFLQECGLLPEKDLLLLTSICNPSACYSEDSDLEID